The following proteins are co-located in the Flavobacterium sp. CECT 9288 genome:
- a CDS encoding shikimate kinase produces MKKIILLGYMGCGKSTIAKKLSKSIQVPFVDLDEMIEKKLNLSINAIFEKHGEIYFRKIEHEVFADLMQSTEEMIIGLGGGTPCYANNHEFFKGENVFSIYLKASIETLFQRLHQNKSKRPLIASKNEEEMREFIAKHLFDRSFYYNQAQYKVVVDEKSIEQTVADIITLLA; encoded by the coding sequence ATGAAAAAAATCATATTATTAGGTTATATGGGCTGCGGGAAGTCCACTATTGCAAAAAAATTGTCTAAAAGTATTCAAGTCCCTTTTGTAGATTTAGATGAAATGATCGAAAAAAAGCTCAATTTGTCCATAAATGCTATTTTTGAAAAGCATGGTGAAATCTATTTTCGCAAAATTGAACACGAAGTTTTTGCCGATTTAATGCAATCAACAGAAGAAATGATCATCGGTTTGGGCGGAGGAACGCCTTGTTATGCCAATAATCATGAATTTTTTAAAGGGGAAAACGTTTTTTCAATCTATTTAAAAGCTTCGATTGAGACTTTATTTCAAAGATTGCATCAAAATAAAAGCAAACGACCGCTTATTGCCAGCAAAAACGAAGAAGAAATGAGGGAGTTTATTGCAAAACATTTGTTCGATAGAAGCTTTTATTACAATCAAGCACAATATAAAGTAGTGGTTGATGAAAAATCTATCGAACAAACGGTTGCTGATATTATTACTTTATTAGCTTAA